The proteins below are encoded in one region of Ascochyta rabiei chromosome 9, complete sequence:
- a CDS encoding Oxysterol-binding protein 3 codes for MAGMENIEVHSKSYLVRWVDVSAGHTISWSIQPHKKSLNFGIFKHPGNASAASAATAATATLPSGTTFDHAPSTPSTPALEVPSGHTRARGASTSTSRNERTFVLEKLSAIGLKQVHWQGKCEADMVSMGTYAVPQGEGGMYGLVFDNTFSKTVSKTATFVLMTYPTNAPPKSGHHMHYAQAMAGASSTSLTKSSPSMGPVESSESLPQQLAERPRSMHDKPKPASVSSSSFMTGVLQKKRRKRNQGHARRFFSLDFTTSTLSYYRNDHSSALRGAIPLSLAAIGANEESREISVDSGAEIWHLKANNAADFRKWRDALDKASRSAVATASPTLQIEDSPFQPSAHTHSAVEDNEWARVEALVGRLAGTRDAVRRLAQDTDPKYGPSTAASSGASTGRLNDSLSTSPSEESNDYFPETAAPERKAFWKRKASSSGQSPSGLMRRSTSAQVGAASPGAVPPLPPLPANINGALAVPKRNNHINSGSSSKEDSVHGNCMALLRDLDSVVREFSDLINQTKERRRPAPLSAVPSRRSIDSQESADEFFDAEGGDGSKSKLLAIRRDSEDVERRQDDESSDDGSESSSEHEAAGVIERARFSMDQAPSLFPTKPTSLAPLPHDPVKRRNVIQAPKVQPPSLIAFLRKNVGKDLSTIAMPVSSNEPTSALQRLAEQLEYSELLDAAVTAPSDTGERLVYIAAFAISAFSNSRVKERAIRKPFNPMLGETYELVREDKGYRFIAEKVVHRPVRMACQAEAKDWTFIQSPTPVQKFWGKSAELNTDGRVHIFLHNSNEHYSWSIATSYLRNVIAGEKYIEPTGTMTIISESTGAKAVCTFKAGGMFAGRSEDVSVQVFDSTGSVLPMGAIGKWTTDLQLTSNGQPTGKTVWKAGPLVDKPEKHYGFTSFAAALNQITSIEDKHIPPTDSRLRPDQRAWEDGDLDKAEALKARLEERQRARRRVMEGHGEEWKPKWFTKAGAEEAASLGDEEVWRLKGGKEGYWENREAGRWDGVVDVFQQ; via the exons ATGGCGGGTATGGAGAACATCGAGGTGCACAGCAAG TCGTACCTCGTCCGCTGGGTCGACGTCTCTGCAGGGCACACCATCTCCTGGAGCATCCAGCCGCACAAGAAGTCGCTGAACTTTGGCATCTTCAAGCACCCCGGCAATGCCAGCGCCGCctccgccgccaccgccgccaccgcaACCCTGCCCTCGGGCACCACCTTCGACCACGCGCCCTCCACGCCCTCCACGCCCGCGCTCGAGGTGCCCTCGGGCCACACACGAGCACGCGGCGCCTCAACGTCAACGTCACGCAATGAGAGGACGTTTGTCTTGGAGAAGCTGTCAGCCATTGGGCTGAAGCAGGTGCACTGGCAGGGCAAATGCGAGGCCGACATGGTGTCCATGGGCACCTACGCCGTTCCCCAAGGCGAGGGCGGCATGTACGGCCTGGTCTTCGACAACACCTTCTCCAAGACCGTTTCCAAGACTGCGACCTTCGTCCTTATGACATACCCCACCAACGCGCCCCCCAAGTCAGGCCACCACATGCACTACGCCCAGGCAATGGCAGGAGCCAGCTCCACCAGCCTCACAAAGTCAAGCCCCTCGATGGGCCCTGTCGAATCCTCCGAGTCACTGCCGCAACAACTCGCAGAGCGACCGCGCTCCATGCACGACAAGCCAAAGCCAGCCAGCGTCTCCAGCTCGTCCTTCATGACCGGCGTGCTGCAGAAAAAGAGGAGGAAGCGGAACCAAGGACATGCGAGGCGCTTCTTCTCGCTCGATTTCACCACCTCGACCCTCTCCTATTACCGAAACGATCACTCGTCAGCTCTGCGTGGAGCCATACCTCTGTCGCTCGCAGCGATCGGCGCCAACGAAGAGAGCAGGGAGATTTCTGTCGACTCTGGGGCAGAGATCTGGCACCTCAAAGCGAACAACGCGGCAGACTTCAGAAAGTGGAGAGATGCACTCGACAAGGCTTCCCGATCAGCAGTCGCCACAGCATCACCTACCTTGCAGATCGAGGACAGCCCTTTCCAGCCGTCTGCGCACACCCACAGTGCAGTCGAAGACAACGAGTGGGCCAGGGTGGAAGCCCTCGTAGGCAGACTCGCAGGGACAAGAGATGCTGTACGAAGATTAGCCCAAGACACAGATCCCAAATATGGCCCTTCGACGGCTGCTTCGTCAGGTGCATCGACGGGCAGGCTGAACGACAGTCTTTCTACTTCGCCGTCCGAAGAGTCGAATGACTACTTCCCCGAGACTGCCGCACCAGAACGTAAGGCTTTCTGGAAGCGCAAGGCTAGCAGCTCTGGACAAAGTCCATCAGGACTGATGAGAAGAAGCACGTCTGCACAAGTAGGTGCTGCTTCGCCTGGTGCTGTTCCTCCGCTACCTCCCCTCCCAGCGAACATCAACGGCGCACTCGCGGTTCCAAAGCGCAACAATCACATCAACAGTGGCTCATCCTCAAAAGAGGACAGCGTCCATGGCAACTGTATGGCTTTACTGCGAGATCTCGATTCTGTTGTCAGAGAGTTCTCCGATCTCATCAATCAGACCAAAGAGAGGCGCCGACCAGCACCTCTTTCTGCCGTACCCTCCCGGCGCAGCATTGATTCACAAGAGTCTGCAGACGAATTCTTCGACGCAGAGGGTGGCGACGGGTCCAAATCGAAACTACTCGCCATCAGACGCGACAGTGAGGATGTTGAGCGAAGACAAGACGACGAAAGCTCAGATGACGGGTCTGAATCGTCATCGGAACACGAAGCAGCTGGTGTTATCGAGCGAGCACGCTTCTCCATGGACCAGGCGCCGTCTCTTTTCCCTACCAAGCCGACATCTCTCGCTCCTCTGCCACATGACCCTGTCAAGCGCAGAAACGTCATCCAGGCACCGAAGGTACAGCCGCCGAGTTTGATTGCATTCTTGCGCAAGAACGTTGGTAAGGATCTGTCAACGATCGCCATGCCTGTATCGTCCAACGAGCCCACCTCGGCTTTGCAGAGGTTGGCTGAGCAACTCGAATACAGCGAGCTTCTCGACGCAGCCGTGACAGCTCCTTCTGACACCGGCGAACGTCTCGTTTACATAGCTGCCTTTGCTATCTCTGCCTTCAGCAACAGCCGCGTGAAAGAGCGTGCAATTCGCAAGCCGTTCAATCCTATGCTCGGCGAAACATATGAGCTTGTCCGTGAAGATAAGGGCTATCGTTTCATTGCGGAGAAAGTAGTTCACCGCCCTGTTCGTATGGCCTGTCAAGCCGAGGCAAAAGACTGGACATTCATCCAGTCTCCTACACCTGTCCAGAAGTTCTGGGGCAAGAGCGCCGAGCTGAACACCGATGGCCGCGTGCATATCTTCCTCCACAACAGCAACGAACACTACTCCTGGAGTATTGCCACGTCGTACCTGCGCAACGTCATCGCAGGCGAGAAATACATAGAGCCCACCGGCACCATGACTATCATCAGCGAAAGCACCGGCGCAAAAGCAGTCTGCACCTTCAAAGCTGGTGGCATGTTCGCAGGTCGGTCTGAAGACGTAAGCGTGCAAGTCTTCGACAGCACTGGTTCGGTCCTTCCTATGGGAGCTATCGGAAAGTGGACAACCGACCTGCAACTCACATCAAATGGTCAGCCTACAGGCAAGACCGTATGGAAGGCTGGTCCGCTTGTCGACAAGCCGGAGAAGCACTACGGTTTCACCTCGTTTGCTGCTGCGTTGAACCAAATTACATCCATCGAAGACAAGCACATTCCTCCGACCGACTCCAGGCTTCGGCCCGACCAGAGGGCCTGGGAGGACGGCGATCTGGACAAGGCGGAGGCGCTGAAAGCCAGGCTCGAAGAGCGACAGCGGGCGCGCAGACGAGTCATGGAAGGCCACGGCGAGGAGTGGAAACCCAAGTGGTTCACCAAGGCTGGCGCTGAAGAAGCGGCTTCGCTCGGCGATGAAGAGGTTTGGCGACTCAAAGGCGGGAAAGAGGGATACTGGGAAAATCGGGAAGCCGGGCGGTGGGATGGCGTGGTTGATGTTTTCCAGCAATAA